A window from Chloroflexota bacterium encodes these proteins:
- a CDS encoding enoyl-CoA hydratase family protein: protein MEKGVYDFNYEVSDTIATITLNRPEVLNALTLEIYAQLRDLFEALRYDEGVKVVIITGAGRAFCSGGDVHKIIGAVLERDMRGHLEFCRMTGHLIRNMRLLDKPIIAAVNGLAAGAGAVIALASDLRVVAEDAKFAFLFTRVGLTGADMGAAFLLPRVVGQGRAMELLMLGDDVDAQTAERYGLANRVAPKEQVLPVARELAERLAAGPTLSLGLTKMMVNNEWNMDIVSALEAEAQAQALMMMGEDHRAFYEAFKEKRKPEFKGR, encoded by the coding sequence ATGGAGAAGGGTGTGTACGATTTCAACTATGAAGTTTCCGACACGATTGCTACCATCACCCTCAACCGCCCCGAAGTGCTGAACGCGCTGACGCTGGAGATTTACGCCCAGTTGCGCGACCTGTTTGAGGCGTTGCGTTACGACGAGGGCGTGAAGGTGGTGATCATCACCGGGGCCGGCCGGGCGTTTTGCTCCGGCGGCGACGTGCATAAAATCATCGGCGCGGTGCTGGAACGCGACATGCGCGGCCATTTGGAGTTTTGCCGCATGACCGGCCATTTGATCCGTAACATGCGCCTGCTCGACAAGCCCATTATCGCCGCCGTCAACGGCCTGGCCGCCGGGGCCGGGGCCGTCATTGCTCTGGCTTCCGATTTACGTGTCGTGGCCGAAGACGCGAAATTTGCTTTCCTCTTCACCCGCGTCGGCCTCACCGGGGCCGACATGGGCGCGGCCTTTCTCCTGCCTCGAGTCGTGGGGCAGGGGCGGGCGATGGAACTGTTGATGCTGGGCGATGACGTGGACGCGCAGACTGCCGAGCGTTACGGTCTCGCAAATCGGGTAGCTCCTAAAGAGCAAGTTTTGCCCGTCGCTCGTGAACTGGCCGAACGCCTGGCCGCCGGGCCGACGCTCTCACTGGGCCTGACAAAGATGATGGTGAACAACGAGTGGAACATGGACATCGTCTCGGCGCTGGAGGCTGAGGCGCAAGCCCAGGCTTTGATGATGATGGGTGAAGATCATCGCGCATTTTACGAAGCCTTCAAGGAAAAGCGCAAACCGGAATTCAAAGGAAGGTAA
- a CDS encoding SDR family oxidoreductase yields MSHNALVTGAGKGIGEAIALALANTGIRVAVAARTQTDIERVAAIIREKGGEAIPVVCDVTRPDSVIAAVEEVKRSLGPITILVNNAGAAESHKFLGHDDALWQRMIDVNLNSVYHVTKTVVPMMVEAGWGRIINVASIASKVGGKYIVGYTAAKHGVLGFTRALALELVSHNITVNAICPGYVDTPLTDKAVANISSRAKLSEDDARATLEKASPQNRLVTSEEVAHVALMLVGENARGITGQAINVDGGTVMF; encoded by the coding sequence ATGAGTCATAACGCACTCGTCACTGGCGCAGGAAAAGGCATTGGCGAAGCCATTGCCCTCGCTCTGGCTAACACCGGCATTCGGGTGGCCGTCGCCGCCCGAACGCAAACGGACATTGAGCGGGTGGCGGCCATCATCCGGGAAAAAGGTGGCGAGGCGATTCCCGTCGTCTGCGATGTCACCCGGCCAGACTCCGTGATCGCCGCCGTTGAGGAAGTGAAGCGTTCACTTGGCCCGATCACGATCCTCGTGAACAACGCCGGGGCCGCCGAGTCGCACAAGTTTCTCGGCCACGACGACGCCCTGTGGCAGAGGATGATTGACGTGAATTTGAACTCGGTCTATCACGTCACCAAAACCGTAGTCCCGATGATGGTTGAAGCGGGTTGGGGGCGCATCATCAACGTTGCTTCCATCGCTTCGAAGGTCGGCGGCAAATACATCGTGGGCTACACGGCGGCCAAACACGGCGTGCTCGGCTTCACCCGCGCCCTGGCGCTGGAGCTTGTGTCGCACAACATCACCGTCAACGCCATTTGCCCCGGCTACGTGGACACGCCGCTTACCGACAAAGCCGTTGCCAATATTAGCTCGCGGGCCAAACTCTCCGAGGATGACGCTCGCGCCACGCTGGAAAAAGCCAGCCCGCAGAACCGGCTGGTCACCAGCGAAGAAGTCGCTCACGTGGCCCTCATGCTCGTCGGCGAAAACGCGCGCGGCATCACCGGCCAGGCGATTAATGTGGATGGTGGAACGGTGATGTTTTGA
- a CDS encoding RidA family protein, translating into MTKTILNPSSLAKPSGYANGILAEKGRLLFLAGQTGMDSTGAIAAPGDLVAQFTQALANLKAVLTEAGGAMTDIVKLTIFVTDKELYRANLKLIGEAYRSFFGRYYPAMTLVEVKSLFDDAALIEIEGLAALD; encoded by the coding sequence ATGACAAAGACCATTCTCAATCCATCTTCTCTCGCCAAGCCGTCGGGCTATGCTAATGGCATTCTTGCCGAAAAGGGCCGTCTGCTTTTCCTCGCCGGCCAGACCGGGATGGACTCAACTGGGGCCATTGCCGCGCCGGGCGACCTGGTGGCCCAGTTCACCCAGGCCCTGGCCAACCTGAAAGCCGTTCTAACCGAGGCGGGTGGGGCGATGACGGACATCGTCAAGCTCACCATCTTTGTCACCGACAAGGAACTCTATCGGGCCAACCTCAAACTTATTGGGGAAGCATACCGTTCTTTTTTTGGACGTTACTATCCGGCTATGACGCTGGTGGAAGTGAAAAGCCTGTTCGACGATGCGGCTCTGATTGAAATTGAGGGGCTGGCCGCGCTCGATTGA
- a CDS encoding diguanylate cyclase produces MKILIVDDEPWLRWILRTQLARLNHEVIEAEDGQAAWEMWQREAFPMVITDWMMPNMDGVGLIRRIRAASTPSYTYIVMLTVRTDKSDVVTGLEDGADDYLTKPFDAGELQARVAVGERILGVETRLRESLAEQSELAARDGLTSIYNRRAFDYRLADEIRRARRYNRPLALIMVDIDHFKNYNDRHGHVQGDRVLQELAKVLVNSVRATDFVARYGGEEFAIILPETNKTSSMAAAEKIRTAVAAHPFPLGSSQPNGALTLSLGIANYPEDMPDGDVLVERADQALYRAKQTGRNRAVLAG; encoded by the coding sequence ATGAAAATTCTAATCGTTGACGACGAGCCCTGGTTGCGGTGGATCCTCAGGACGCAATTGGCGCGCCTCAACCATGAAGTAATCGAGGCCGAAGACGGCCAGGCGGCCTGGGAGATGTGGCAGCGCGAGGCCTTCCCGATGGTCATCACCGATTGGATGATGCCCAACATGGACGGCGTGGGATTGATCCGCCGCATCCGGGCCGCCTCAACACCCAGCTACACCTACATCGTTATGCTCACCGTGCGGACGGACAAAAGCGACGTGGTCACCGGGCTGGAGGATGGCGCAGACGATTACCTTACCAAGCCGTTCGACGCCGGCGAATTGCAGGCGCGGGTGGCGGTGGGCGAGCGCATTCTGGGCGTGGAGACTCGCCTGCGGGAATCGCTGGCCGAACAGTCGGAATTGGCCGCCCGCGACGGCCTGACCAGCATCTACAACCGCCGGGCGTTCGACTACCGGCTGGCCGACGAGATCCGGCGCGCCCGGCGTTACAACCGGCCGCTGGCGCTGATCATGGTTGATATTGATCATTTCAAAAACTACAACGACCGGCATGGTCACGTCCAGGGCGACCGCGTTTTGCAGGAATTGGCGAAGGTGCTGGTGAACAGCGTCCGGGCCACCGACTTTGTCGCCCGTTACGGCGGTGAAGAGTTTGCCATTATTTTGCCGGAGACAAACAAGACCAGTTCTATGGCCGCCGCCGAAAAAATTCGGACGGCGGTGGCGGCCCACCCGTTTCCGCTGGGCAGCAGCCAGCCAAACGGCGCGCTCACCCTCAGCCTCGGCATTGCCAACTATCCCGAAGACATGCCTGACGGCGACGTGCTGGTGGAACGCGCCGACCAGGCGCTTTATCGCGCCAAGCAAACGGGCCGCAACCGGGCGGTGCTGGCCGGCTGA